ATGACCCCTTTGACATGTTTGTCCAATCGGACCAAAACAGTACCATCCACATCCATTTGGTTATCATCATACATGTAGTTGAAATCACACAGGAGCGACTTCACCTTAAGGCCTGTGGTAAACTCCAAAAGGTTAAAAGCATGTACCCCTATATCCCCCATACAGGAACTGATGCCCGCTTTTTTGGGATCCAACCGCCATACGGCCGACCGTTGTTCCTCATTGTGAATAATGGGATTGATCCACCCTTGATAGTATCTGGCATCTACTTTATGGATTTTCCCCAATGCGCCATCCTTTATCATCTGCCGCATTTGACGAACCATGGGATAACCGGTATACGTATGGGTGAGGGCAAATACCTTTCCTGATTTTTGATGGGCTTCCTCAAGTGCTTTGGCCTCTGCATAATCCATGGTCATGGGTTTTTCACAGATGACATGAAATCCATTGTCCAATAGTTTCTTTGCCATGGGAAAGTGCAGGAAATTTGGGGTCTGGACAGAACACACCTGCATCCGTTCCTCTTCCGGAAGCTTACCTTCTTCCTCGATCAACGTATCAAAATCCTTATAAATACGATTGAGGGGAATGTCCAATTCCTTGGCAAAATCCATGCTCTTGCCATGATCGGGGTTGAAAACGGCCCCAACTATTTCATAGTTGTCATTGATATAGGCCGCAACACGATGTAATACTCCTATTAGGGAATCTCCCCCTCCTCCTAAAATTCCAAGTCTAATTTTTTTTGGCATATTTCTTTAATTTATACTTCTATTTCTTTTGATTTTCTTTTTGTGATATCCTATTTGACTTAATCAATAAAATAATTCCGGTCCATTTTCCCTATTCCCGATACGCTATTTTTTCGTTCTTAAACACTAAAACGAACAACACAAAGACAACAGCGGCAAATAACCCCGGATATATCCAAATGGTTTCCCAGGCGTGTGTTCCACTTTCCAGGAGATAGGCATCCGCAATCCTTCCGGCAATCCAAAACCCAATGAGCATCCCTACGCCATAGGTCGCCAGAGTAATCAATCCCTGGGCGGCACTTTTATACTTTTCCCCAGCCTTGGTGTCCGTATAAATTTGACCGGACACAAAAAAGAAATCATAACAAATACCGTGAAGGGCAATTCCAATGATCAACATAAAGGCGAGCCCCCCTGCATTTCCGTAGGCGAAAAGAAAGTACCGCACCACCCAGGCCAGCATTCCCGCCAAAACGGTTTTTTTAAAGCCATATTTCGTAAAGAACCAGGAGAGCAATAGCATAAAAAGCACTTCGGAAATCTGTCCAATGGTCATTTTTCCTGTTGGGTTGTTCATTCCAATTTCCGATAAAAAAGGATTTGCATTCTGATAATAAAAGGCCAGTGGAATACAAATCAACACCGAAGAGATAAAAAATACCAGGAAGTTCCTATCCTTTAAAAGCTTTAATGCGTCCAATCCCAATAATCCGGAGAGGTTGATTTTTCCCTCTTTGGATATTCGGGGTGGGGTCTTGGGCAGCGTAAAACTAAACAGGCCCAAAATGGCCGAAGCAACACCCACCATTAAAAAAGTATTTTTCAACATTCCGGCTGCCCTGGCTTCGGAAGAATCCCAGACAAACACATAACTGATGGTCAATCCGGCAATGATCCAACCCATGGTCCCAAACACCCTGATCGGGGAAAACTCCTTTGCAGGGTCTTTCATTTGGTTGAATGCAATTGAATTTACCAATGCCAAAGTCGGCATATAGAGGACCATATAACCCAGTACATAGGGATAGAAAACCAAAAAGTTCGGTGCCCCATACATTTGGTACATTAAAAATGCCCCAAAAAGATGGAGAACGCCCAATATCCGTTCCGCATTAAAATAGCGATCGGCAATCAAGCCAATAATAAAAGGGGCAATAATGGCACCCCAGGATTGCGTTGAAAATGCTTGGGCAATTTCACTTCCGGTAGCATTTAGGTTATCGCCTAAAAAAGTGCCCAAGGTCACGAACCACCCTCCCCAAATAAAAAATTCGAGGAACATCATAAAGGACAACTGAAATTTAACGACGGGCCTCATGGAATATACTAACAATCATCTTTTGTAAAAGATATAATCCAGTTGCTCCGGTACAATCTTATTTTTTCTAAAATCAGCAGCTATTTGTCCCCTATGGTGGGTAGAATGATTGATGATGTGGAACAAAACGTCCTTTAGTTCATTGGCAAATATCCTCCCTTCCGTTGTCTTGTAATCTATCCGCTTGGCAAAATCATCCGTATTTGTGATAATTTCGAAGGTCGTTCTTTGGTTCTCATAGTGGATCTCTTCCCAATTCTTTATGTCATGGACCTGCCAAACCCCATATTCCCAATCTTCATCCAATACCCTTTTATTCCAAATATGATGGGTGTTCAAAATATGACTGAACAGCCCTTGGCTTTTTTCAGGGAACTTCTTTAGGGCAACGGCTCGTTCAATGAGCTTTCTGTTGCAATAGAAGTTGTAATCAAAGAGTTGATGGAACAATGAGCGCATTGGCAAACAAGGTTTATGACATCGCTTTACCTGCCTTGATCAGCAAATCGCGGGTGGCAATGATCCCTTCTTCCTCACTAAGCCCTCTCCCTTCATATTCCACTCCTATGTATCCTTTGTACCCCGCATCCTTGACCAATTGGAGCACTTTGGAATAATCCGTATGCTTCTCATTGCCATTTTCATCAAAATCATGGGATTTGGCACTTACCGCCTTGGCAAAAGGCATGAGCTCTGCCATTCCCTGGTACCTGTCGTATTCTTCCAAACATTTGGTCCAATCGTCCTTGTCCCGTTCAATGCAAAAATTGCCAAAATCGGGCAGGGTACCACAATTCTCCATGTTTACTTGTTCCATAACTTTGGCCAAAAGGGCTCCGTTTGAAGAAAGTCCACCATGGTTTTCAACGATAATATTGATGTTTTTGGGTTGGGCATAGGTCGCCAATTTGGTCAGCCCATCAATTGAGGCGTTCATCCATTCTTCTTGTTCCTTACTTCCACTAAGGTTGACCCTAATGGAATGACATCCCATGGCTTGGGCAGCATCCACCCATTTATAATGGTTCTCCACTGCCGCAATTCGCTCTGCTTCATCGGCCGCAGCCAGGTTGCCTTGGCCATCAATCATAATGAGCAGGTTTTCCAAACCGTGCTTTTTGGCTTCCGCATTGCTTTTTTCCACGAAAGCGTTCATGGCGGCTTCAGAAAAATCCTCTTTTTCCAGTTCCGGA
The sequence above is a segment of the Muricauda sp. SCSIO 64092 genome. Coding sequences within it:
- a CDS encoding Gfo/Idh/MocA family protein — protein: MPKKIRLGILGGGGDSLIGVLHRVAAYINDNYEIVGAVFNPDHGKSMDFAKELDIPLNRIYKDFDTLIEEEGKLPEEERMQVCSVQTPNFLHFPMAKKLLDNGFHVICEKPMTMDYAEAKALEEAHQKSGKVFALTHTYTGYPMVRQMRQMIKDGALGKIHKVDARYYQGWINPIIHNEEQRSAVWRLDPKKAGISSCMGDIGVHAFNLLEFTTGLKVKSLLCDFNYMYDDNQMDVDGTVLVRLDKHVKGVIRASQVATGEENGLAIRIYGEKGGFVWEQENPNYLYYFVEGKPLQVYKPGHAYNSKLSLDGTKLPPGHPEGIFDSMANIYLGAAKAIRGEAYDDGEFPTMEDGVRGMNFIESTVHSHKQGNVWIDLD
- a CDS encoding MFS transporter, translating into MRPVVKFQLSFMMFLEFFIWGGWFVTLGTFLGDNLNATGSEIAQAFSTQSWGAIIAPFIIGLIADRYFNAERILGVLHLFGAFLMYQMYGAPNFLVFYPYVLGYMVLYMPTLALVNSIAFNQMKDPAKEFSPIRVFGTMGWIIAGLTISYVFVWDSSEARAAGMLKNTFLMVGVASAILGLFSFTLPKTPPRISKEGKINLSGLLGLDALKLLKDRNFLVFFISSVLICIPLAFYYQNANPFLSEIGMNNPTGKMTIGQISEVLFMLLLSWFFTKYGFKKTVLAGMLAWVVRYFLFAYGNAGGLAFMLIIGIALHGICYDFFFVSGQIYTDTKAGEKYKSAAQGLITLATYGVGMLIGFWIAGRIADAYLLESGTHAWETIWIYPGLFAAVVFVLFVLVFKNEKIAYRE
- a CDS encoding DinB family protein, with product MRSLFHQLFDYNFYCNRKLIERAVALKKFPEKSQGLFSHILNTHHIWNKRVLDEDWEYGVWQVHDIKNWEEIHYENQRTTFEIITNTDDFAKRIDYKTTEGRIFANELKDVLFHIINHSTHHRGQIAADFRKNKIVPEQLDYIFYKR
- a CDS encoding sugar phosphate isomerase/epimerase family protein: MKRRKFINQSATMGTGVLLFGSFACKQAKKETEITMAEEKATMESPELFFKLSLAQWSINKMIREDGVDPYTFAEKAKAWGFTGLEYVSGLYYPELEKEDFSEAAMNAFVEKSNAEAKKHGLENLLIMIDGQGNLAAADEAERIAAVENHYKWVDAAQAMGCHSIRVNLSGSKEQEEWMNASIDGLTKLATYAQPKNINIIVENHGGLSSNGALLAKVMEQVNMENCGTLPDFGNFCIERDKDDWTKCLEEYDRYQGMAELMPFAKAVSAKSHDFDENGNEKHTDYSKVLQLVKDAGYKGYIGVEYEGRGLSEEEGIIATRDLLIKAGKAMS